The following coding sequences lie in one Rutidosis leptorrhynchoides isolate AG116_Rl617_1_P2 chromosome 6, CSIRO_AGI_Rlap_v1, whole genome shotgun sequence genomic window:
- the LOC139852815 gene encoding uncharacterized protein isoform X2 — translation MEFSYEDCVSLLEQTNAQEKEVRNKRRWLIGLPSSVNEAEKKGSHISRRPIPEYLLREDDVSYEIIKSFVEKKFGLSSAKNNDPTTQDDMQLITLPRDATSFLPLIDNMTNQGLEHFADVMTGGTVKFEKTRWKMKQFIKQHLSNVLSNTGQLNLTDIQFSILKNPRSFHWSSESRFIPGPGSYHVAVHNILNILDDLPTQTLTAMHRKLKGTKGYVPKLIPKKSGWGRDTLIARLRKACSNLLTKLNDDSDSLPEPLAKSMEVAALYMKLIQGYQHVTNFRQVSPDVNALQSEIAMSIQLIDNSLKLSVLKAIQVLLDPKAKLSERSLRACVRNVLTEYLFECGDMDTVPQCLREILRIIRRRSSKGSNIMSSTETKIKEDVDCILNVSACMKQILWDLIPEHDLDLDLEFADAYMEDLVDDDDDFFDIDESEENNILESGISDENVAIAGDNFNCIEHSTESRLSNFSEVKNLQCTGSMGYHMVSIRNTEDTKSGSVHDTDNEDGLPNSSHDMSESGLMFGDQSMCKNQYLAVQGACDETSMVAYNLIGRMLSDFVQKEGCEVDSGDMSYLGAGSYDLKRKKHKARKKSATCKEDKRSISDKSDMKNQ, via the exons ATGGAATTTTCATATGAAGATTGCGTTTCTCTGTTGGAACAAACTAATGCTCAAGAAAAAGAAGTCAGAAACAAAAGAAG gTGGTTGATTGGATTACCCTCGTCTGTAAACGAAGCTGAGAAAAAAGGGTCTCATATTTCAAG GCGGCCCATACCTGAATATTTACTTAGAGAAGATGAT GTATCCTACGAGATTATAAAATCTTTCGTTGAAAAGAAATTTGGATTATCGTCTGCTAAAAACAATGACCCTACTACTCAGGATGATATGCAACTCATTACTTTACCTCGAGATGCCACGAGCTTTTTACCACTAATCGACAATATGACCAATCAAGGGCTTGAACATTTTGCTGACGTCATGACAGGTGGTACAGTCAAGTTTGAAAAAACCCGTTGGAAGATGAAACAATTCATTAAACAACACCTCTCAAACGTTCTGTCGAATACAGGACAATTAAACTTAACCGACATTCAGTTTTCGATACTTAAGAATCCACGTAGTTTTCATTGGAGTAGCGAGTCCCGTTTCATTCCGGGCCCCGGTTCGTACCATGTTGCAGTTCATAACATACTTAACATACTCGATGATTTACCTACTCAAACACTTACCGCCATGCATAGGAAACTCAAAGGCACCAAAGGTTACGTGCCGAAGTTAATACCTAAAAAATCCGGTTGGGGTCGAGACACGTTAATTGCACGCTTAAGAAAAGCGTGTTCAAATTTGCTAACGAAACTTAACGACGATTCAGATTCATTACCAGAGCCATTAGCAAAATCAATGGAAGTTGCAGCCTTATATATGAAATTGATTCAAGGATATCAACACGTAACAAACTTTCGACAGGTGTCACCAGACGTTAATGCGTTGCAGAGCGAGATTGCAATGTCTATTCAACTAATCGATAACAGTTTGAAATTATCAGTACTAAAGGCTATACAAGTTTTGTTGGATCCTAAGGCGAAATTATCGGAGCGTAGTTTACGTGCGTGTGTAAGGAATGTGTTGACCGAGTATCTTTTCGAGTGTGGTGATATGGACACGGTCCCACAATGTTTGCGTGAAATCCTTCGTATCATCAGGAGGAGAAGTTCGAAAGGTTCTAATATTATGTCTTCTACGGAAACGAAAATTAAAGAAGACGTAGATTGTATTTTGAACGTGAGTGCGTGTATGAAACAAATTTTGTGGGACTTGATTCCCGAACATGATTTAGATCTAGACCTAGAGTTTGCTGATGCGTACATGGAGGATTTGGTAGACGATGATGATGATTTTTTTGACATAGACGAAAGCGAGGAAAATAACATTTTGGAATCTGGTATTTCAGATGAAAATGTAGCAATAGCCGGGGATAACTTCAATTGTATAGAACATTCAACTGAATCTCGTTTATCGAATTTTTCAGAAGTTAAAAACTTACAATGTACGGGTTCTATGGGTTACCACATGGTAAGTATAAGGAATACAGAAGATACGAAATCGGGTTCTGTACACGATACCGATAATGAAGACGGTCTTCCTAATTCGTCACATGATATGTCAGAAAGTGGTTTAATGTTTGGTGATCAGAGTATGTGTAAAAACCAGTACCTTGCGGTTCAAGGTGCTTGTGATGAAACAAGTATGGTAGCGTATAATCTTATTGGTCGTATGTTGAGTGATTTTGTACAAAAAGAAGGATGTGAAGTGGATTCGGGTGATATGTCTTATCTTGGAGCCGGGAGCTACGATTTGAAGCGAAAAAAGCACAAAG CGAGAAAAAAGTCAGCTACTTGCAAGGAAGATAAACGTTCAATATCTGATAAAAGCGATATGAAAAACCAATAA
- the LOC139852815 gene encoding uncharacterized protein isoform X1, producing MEFSYEDCVSLLEQTNAQEKEVRNKRRWLIGLPSSVNEAEKKGSHISRRPIPEYLLREDDVSYEIIKSFVEKKFGLSSAKNNDPTTQDDMQLITLPRDATSFLPLIDNMTNQGLEHFADVMTGGTVKFEKTRWKMKQFIKQHLSNVLSNTGQLNLTDIQFSILKNPRSFHWSSESRFIPGPGSYHVAVHNILNILDDLPTQTLTAMHRKLKGTKGYVPKLIPKKSGWGRDTLIARLRKACSNLLTKLNDDSDSLPEPLAKSMEVAALYMKLIQGYQHVTNFRQVSPDVNALQSEIAMSIQLIDNSLKLSVLKAIQVLLDPKAKLSERSLRACVRNVLTEYLFECGDMDTVPQCLREILRIIRRRSSKGSNIMSSTETKIKEDVDCILNVSACMKQILWDLIPEHDLDLDLEFADAYMEDLVDDDDDFFDIDESEENNILESGISDENVAIAGDNFNCIEHSTESRLSNFSEVKNLQCTGSMGYHMVSIRNTEDTKSGSVHDTDNEDGLPNSSHDMSESGLMFGDQSMCKNQYLAVQGACDETSMVAYNLIGRMLSDFVQKEGCEVDSGDMSYLGAGSYDLKRKKHKAARKKSATCKEDKRSISDKSDMKNQ from the exons ATGGAATTTTCATATGAAGATTGCGTTTCTCTGTTGGAACAAACTAATGCTCAAGAAAAAGAAGTCAGAAACAAAAGAAG gTGGTTGATTGGATTACCCTCGTCTGTAAACGAAGCTGAGAAAAAAGGGTCTCATATTTCAAG GCGGCCCATACCTGAATATTTACTTAGAGAAGATGAT GTATCCTACGAGATTATAAAATCTTTCGTTGAAAAGAAATTTGGATTATCGTCTGCTAAAAACAATGACCCTACTACTCAGGATGATATGCAACTCATTACTTTACCTCGAGATGCCACGAGCTTTTTACCACTAATCGACAATATGACCAATCAAGGGCTTGAACATTTTGCTGACGTCATGACAGGTGGTACAGTCAAGTTTGAAAAAACCCGTTGGAAGATGAAACAATTCATTAAACAACACCTCTCAAACGTTCTGTCGAATACAGGACAATTAAACTTAACCGACATTCAGTTTTCGATACTTAAGAATCCACGTAGTTTTCATTGGAGTAGCGAGTCCCGTTTCATTCCGGGCCCCGGTTCGTACCATGTTGCAGTTCATAACATACTTAACATACTCGATGATTTACCTACTCAAACACTTACCGCCATGCATAGGAAACTCAAAGGCACCAAAGGTTACGTGCCGAAGTTAATACCTAAAAAATCCGGTTGGGGTCGAGACACGTTAATTGCACGCTTAAGAAAAGCGTGTTCAAATTTGCTAACGAAACTTAACGACGATTCAGATTCATTACCAGAGCCATTAGCAAAATCAATGGAAGTTGCAGCCTTATATATGAAATTGATTCAAGGATATCAACACGTAACAAACTTTCGACAGGTGTCACCAGACGTTAATGCGTTGCAGAGCGAGATTGCAATGTCTATTCAACTAATCGATAACAGTTTGAAATTATCAGTACTAAAGGCTATACAAGTTTTGTTGGATCCTAAGGCGAAATTATCGGAGCGTAGTTTACGTGCGTGTGTAAGGAATGTGTTGACCGAGTATCTTTTCGAGTGTGGTGATATGGACACGGTCCCACAATGTTTGCGTGAAATCCTTCGTATCATCAGGAGGAGAAGTTCGAAAGGTTCTAATATTATGTCTTCTACGGAAACGAAAATTAAAGAAGACGTAGATTGTATTTTGAACGTGAGTGCGTGTATGAAACAAATTTTGTGGGACTTGATTCCCGAACATGATTTAGATCTAGACCTAGAGTTTGCTGATGCGTACATGGAGGATTTGGTAGACGATGATGATGATTTTTTTGACATAGACGAAAGCGAGGAAAATAACATTTTGGAATCTGGTATTTCAGATGAAAATGTAGCAATAGCCGGGGATAACTTCAATTGTATAGAACATTCAACTGAATCTCGTTTATCGAATTTTTCAGAAGTTAAAAACTTACAATGTACGGGTTCTATGGGTTACCACATGGTAAGTATAAGGAATACAGAAGATACGAAATCGGGTTCTGTACACGATACCGATAATGAAGACGGTCTTCCTAATTCGTCACATGATATGTCAGAAAGTGGTTTAATGTTTGGTGATCAGAGTATGTGTAAAAACCAGTACCTTGCGGTTCAAGGTGCTTGTGATGAAACAAGTATGGTAGCGTATAATCTTATTGGTCGTATGTTGAGTGATTTTGTACAAAAAGAAGGATGTGAAGTGGATTCGGGTGATATGTCTTATCTTGGAGCCGGGAGCTACGATTTGAAGCGAAAAAAGCACAAAG CAGCGAGAAAAAAGTCAGCTACTTGCAAGGAAGATAAACGTTCAATATCTGATAAAAGCGATATGAAAAACCAATAA